In Bufo gargarizans isolate SCDJY-AF-19 chromosome 6, ASM1485885v1, whole genome shotgun sequence, a single genomic region encodes these proteins:
- the PFDN4 gene encoding prefoldin subunit 4 — protein sequence MAATMKKTVAEDVNVTFEDQQKINIFARNTSRITELKDEIEVKKKELQNLEDACDDILMLEDSLLIPYQIGDVFISHSQEETQEMLEAAKKGLQDEIDSLQSRVESIQQVLGDLKVQLYAKFGNNINLEADDS from the exons ATGGCGGCCACCATGAAGAAAACG GTAGCTGAAGACGTGAACGTCACCTTTGAGGACCAGCAAAAAATTAACATCTTTGCAAGAAATACAAGCAGAATCACAGAGCTGAAGGATGAGATTGAAGTGAAGAAG AAAGAGCTTCAAAACCTAGAAGATGCCTGTGACGACATTCTGATGCTAGAAGATTCTCTCCTTATCCCTTATCAGATCGGAGATGTTTTTATTAGTCATTCCCAAGAGGAGACCCAGGAAATGCTAGAAGCTGCTAAG AAAGGATTACAGGATGAAATTGATTCTTTACAGTCACGAGTAGAATCTATCCAGCAAGTCCTTGGTGATCTCAAAGTCCAGCTGTACGCCAAGTTTGGAAACAATATCAACCTGGAAGCCGACGACAGCTAA